In the uncultured Methanobacterium sp. genome, one interval contains:
- the kdpB gene encoding potassium-transporting ATPase subunit KdpB: MKEKTSSIFQKEILIQALKGSFTRLNPITLLKNPVMLIVEIGAVITTVQTIINIITGAGYLFNIQITIWLWFTVLFANFAEAIAESQGKARAESLKRSRSEALALILHDDGSTEEVSALSLKRGDRVLVEEGDIIPSDGDITEGTALVDESAVTGESAPVVRESGGDKSGVTGGTKLLSGTIKIQITADPGHTFLDNMIGMVESAKRQKTPNEKALEILLIALTTLFIAVVVTLPAFAGYMGISISIPILIALLVCLMPTTIGALLPAIGIAGMDRLLQHNVVALSGRAVEASGDVSVVLLDKTGTITLGNRMATEFIPAADVKMEDLIQASLMSSLADETPEGRSIVKLAKKELDIHGRNIHPPEDTIFVPFTPETRMSGVDIGSNKIRKGSADAIETFVVGNGLTVSPEVKKAVDDVSIKGDTPLVVANENGVLGVIRLKDIIKKGIKNKLAQLRRMGIKSIMITGDNPLTAASIAAEAGVDDFSAQARPETKLEMIRKYQSGDNQYLVAMIGDGTNDAPALAQADVAVAMSAGTSAAREAANMIDLDSSPSKLLDIVEIGKEILITRGALTTFSIANDVAKYFAIIPAVFAVAYPELGILNIMGLSTPSSAVLAAVIFNAIVIPLLIPLALRGVKFRETSSVSRLLGMNLLIYGGGGLIIPFVGIKLLDILITTLGLGG; the protein is encoded by the coding sequence ATGAAAGAGAAAACTTCAAGCATTTTCCAAAAAGAAATTTTAATACAGGCCCTTAAGGGATCATTCACAAGATTAAATCCAATCACCCTCCTTAAAAACCCGGTAATGCTCATAGTGGAAATAGGGGCGGTGATCACCACTGTACAAACCATTATTAACATAATAACCGGTGCAGGGTACCTGTTCAACATTCAGATCACCATATGGCTTTGGTTCACAGTTCTCTTTGCCAACTTCGCCGAAGCCATAGCAGAAAGCCAGGGGAAAGCCCGTGCTGAATCTTTAAAACGCAGTAGGAGTGAAGCCCTGGCCTTAATCCTCCATGATGATGGATCTACCGAAGAAGTATCTGCACTTTCCCTGAAAAGAGGTGACAGGGTACTGGTGGAAGAAGGAGACATCATACCCAGTGATGGTGATATAACCGAAGGTACAGCGCTGGTGGATGAATCTGCAGTTACTGGAGAATCTGCCCCAGTAGTAAGAGAATCCGGAGGGGATAAAAGCGGAGTAACTGGTGGAACCAAACTACTCTCCGGTACCATCAAGATCCAGATCACCGCAGATCCCGGCCACACCTTCCTGGATAACATGATCGGTATGGTGGAGAGTGCAAAAAGACAGAAAACACCCAATGAAAAAGCTCTTGAGATCCTCCTCATTGCCTTAACTACATTGTTCATAGCGGTGGTTGTCACTCTACCTGCATTTGCAGGTTACATGGGAATATCCATATCCATACCAATTCTAATAGCTTTGCTGGTGTGTCTGATGCCTACAACCATCGGAGCACTCCTACCAGCTATCGGTATTGCTGGTATGGACAGGTTACTGCAGCACAATGTGGTGGCCTTAAGTGGAAGAGCAGTGGAAGCATCTGGAGATGTAAGTGTGGTTCTACTGGATAAAACCGGGACCATCACCCTGGGAAACAGAATGGCCACTGAATTCATTCCGGCGGCGGATGTTAAGATGGAAGATTTGATACAGGCCTCTTTAATGTCCTCCCTGGCTGATGAAACACCAGAAGGACGTAGTATTGTCAAGTTAGCCAAGAAAGAACTGGACATCCACGGGAGAAATATCCACCCACCTGAAGATACCATATTTGTCCCTTTCACTCCTGAAACACGAATGAGCGGGGTGGACATCGGTTCAAATAAGATCAGGAAGGGATCTGCAGATGCCATAGAGACCTTTGTTGTGGGAAATGGTTTGACAGTCTCTCCTGAGGTAAAAAAAGCGGTGGATGATGTATCCATAAAAGGCGACACTCCACTGGTGGTGGCCAACGAAAACGGGGTATTGGGTGTCATACGGCTGAAGGATATTATAAAGAAGGGTATTAAAAATAAACTGGCCCAGCTAAGGCGGATGGGAATCAAATCCATCATGATAACTGGGGACAATCCCCTAACAGCTGCTTCAATAGCTGCTGAAGCTGGAGTGGATGATTTCAGTGCCCAGGCCAGGCCGGAAACCAAGCTGGAGATGATCCGTAAGTATCAGTCTGGAGACAACCAGTACCTGGTGGCAATGATTGGAGATGGAACCAACGATGCACCGGCACTAGCACAGGCTGACGTGGCAGTGGCCATGAGTGCAGGAACATCTGCAGCCCGAGAAGCAGCCAACATGATAGATCTGGATTCATCCCCCTCTAAATTACTGGATATAGTGGAGATCGGGAAAGAAATCCTCATTACCAGGGGAGCTCTCACCACCTTCAGCATAGCCAATGATGTGGCAAAGTATTTCGCCATCATTCCCGCTGTATTTGCAGTAGCCTACCCTGAACTGGGTATTTTGAACATTATGGGGTTATCCACACCATCAAGTGCAGTTCTAGCAGCAGTAATCTTCAACGCCATTGTAATTCCCCTCTTAATTCCCCTGGCATTAAGGGGAGTCAAATTCCGTGAAACCTCGTCTGTTTCCAGACTGCTGGGAATGAATCTCCTCATATACGGTGGTGGAGGATTGATCATACCATTTGTAGGTATCAAACTACTGGATATTTTAATAACCACATTAGGACTGGGAGGTTAA
- the kdpC gene encoding potassium-transporting ATPase subunit KdpC, whose protein sequence is MKELKRAILIFVVFTIFLGIIYPLVITGISQIAFPEQANGNLIKNENGTVVGSQLIGQNFSSPAYFHGRPSVIDYNSSTSSGSNLGPTNQKLIANVTQRIQQIKTEDSLPSNATIPADLVLASGSGLDGYIYVDSAMIQVPRIASARGISESQVREIITRNQENTFLGLGKEIVNVLKLNIALDNLKK, encoded by the coding sequence ATGAAGGAACTAAAAAGAGCAATATTAATATTCGTGGTGTTCACCATATTCCTGGGCATAATTTACCCCCTGGTTATCACTGGAATATCGCAAATCGCATTCCCGGAACAGGCCAACGGAAACCTGATAAAAAATGAAAATGGAACGGTAGTGGGTTCACAACTTATAGGACAGAACTTTTCAAGTCCTGCCTACTTCCACGGCCGTCCCTCGGTAATTGACTATAACTCCAGCACATCCAGTGGATCCAATCTGGGACCAACCAATCAAAAATTGATTGCCAATGTTACTCAGAGAATACAGCAGATTAAAACCGAAGATTCTTTACCAAGTAATGCAACCATCCCTGCAGACCTGGTTCTTGCGTCGGGCAGTGGGCTGGATGGATACATCTATGTGGATTCAGCCATGATCCAGGTTCCAAGAATTGCCAGTGCACGGGGGATAAGCGAGTCCCAGGTTAGGGAGATAATAACCCGTAACCAGGAGAACACTTTCCTGGGACTGGGAAAGGAAATTGTAAATGTGTTGAAACTCAACATAGCCCTGGACAACCTTAAAAAGTAA
- a CDS encoding DUF4118 domain-containing protein: MGKIEENWKNKNMNEEHQRPDPDQLLSLIKKEESRKDQRRGHLKIFLGYVAGVGKTYRMLSEAHILQKQGKDVVVGIAETHGRSETRELLKGLEVIPRQKIDYRGIILDEMDIDQVLERKPDYVLVDELAHNNVPGSRHIKRYQDVEELLNAGINVYSTLNIQHIESINDIVRQITGVEIRETVPDKIIELADKIELVDLPIDELLERLKEGKVYIPEKAKQAMENFFTEKNLVALREMALRYATVHVDYDMDYYLKKENILGPWETSNRIMVCISPNASSKRLIRIAHRFADRFNAEWFAVYVEPSYKLRMRKGEIQQLENNLKLVDELGGMVFRLTGSISDEIVSLAQSKNITLILMGHSRRTRVQELIEGSIINKVIQKSDAQVLVVENEDKYPEDPGFKKKDTDTTFDWKPYVVSLMSIGATLIVCLMLQPFIEAINIPMIFIIPVALTGMLAGRKAGILASLLAVVAFDFFFVPPFYTFAVDDVRFIPTFLVLFVVGIITSLLADTVKKQVEYTRQREAFISSLYDFSKDLLISQDLNDILDRSTRYISESFNYEVLILLPDEENNLKMRARFGEGETYDGHELGVSNWVYENKKEAGCGTDTLASSKWYHIPLKVQNGILGVMAIAPSANMDSREKRLIDAFASVVALALSNSINKNK, from the coding sequence ATGGGAAAAATTGAGGAGAATTGGAAAAATAAGAACATGAATGAAGAACACCAGAGACCCGACCCGGACCAGCTCTTGAGTTTAATTAAAAAAGAAGAGAGCAGGAAAGATCAACGAAGGGGACACCTGAAGATATTCCTGGGATATGTGGCCGGAGTTGGAAAAACATACCGAATGCTCTCCGAGGCACATATTCTCCAGAAGCAGGGGAAAGATGTGGTGGTGGGTATTGCAGAAACCCATGGAAGATCAGAAACCAGAGAACTCCTTAAAGGATTGGAAGTGATCCCCCGCCAGAAGATAGATTACAGGGGGATCATACTGGATGAGATGGACATAGACCAGGTTCTGGAAAGAAAACCAGATTACGTGCTGGTGGATGAACTGGCCCATAACAACGTTCCAGGGTCACGCCACATCAAACGTTATCAGGATGTGGAAGAACTCCTCAATGCAGGTATCAACGTCTATTCCACTCTCAACATCCAGCACATCGAAAGTATCAACGACATTGTACGGCAGATTACCGGTGTGGAAATCAGGGAAACGGTTCCCGATAAAATTATAGAGTTAGCAGATAAGATCGAACTGGTTGATCTGCCCATTGATGAATTATTGGAAAGACTCAAAGAAGGGAAGGTTTACATCCCTGAAAAAGCTAAACAGGCAATGGAAAACTTTTTCACCGAAAAAAATCTGGTTGCCTTAAGGGAAATGGCCCTGAGATACGCTACAGTACATGTGGATTATGATATGGACTACTACCTTAAAAAAGAAAATATACTAGGGCCCTGGGAAACCAGCAACCGTATAATGGTATGCATAAGTCCCAATGCATCTTCTAAACGGTTAATTCGAATAGCACACCGCTTCGCGGATCGTTTTAATGCAGAATGGTTTGCAGTTTATGTTGAACCTTCTTATAAACTCCGAATGAGGAAAGGGGAAATTCAGCAGCTGGAAAACAATCTGAAACTGGTCGATGAACTGGGGGGAATGGTCTTTCGTTTAACTGGATCCATTTCTGATGAAATAGTATCCTTAGCCCAGTCAAAAAACATTACTCTTATTTTAATGGGACATTCACGGAGAACCCGTGTCCAGGAACTTATTGAAGGTTCCATAATCAACAAAGTAATTCAGAAAAGTGATGCACAGGTTTTGGTTGTGGAAAATGAGGATAAATATCCGGAAGATCCAGGTTTCAAGAAAAAAGATACCGATACAACATTTGATTGGAAACCCTACGTCGTCAGCTTAATGAGCATCGGGGCCACTCTCATAGTCTGTTTGATGTTACAACCCTTCATTGAAGCTATTAACATACCCATGATCTTCATCATACCGGTTGCGCTTACTGGTATGCTGGCCGGGAGAAAAGCTGGAATATTAGCTTCATTACTGGCAGTGGTAGCTTTTGATTTTTTCTTTGTCCCACCATTTTACACCTTCGCTGTTGATGATGTAAGGTTCATCCCCACTTTCTTAGTGTTATTCGTGGTTGGAATAATTACCAGTTTATTGGCAGACACGGTTAAAAAGCAGGTTGAATACACCCGGCAACGAGAAGCATTCATATCCTCTTTATATGATTTCAGTAAGGATTTATTAATTTCTCAGGATTTAAATGACATTTTAGATAGAAGCACCCGTTACATATCTGAATCTTTTAATTATGAGGTTTTAATACTCCTTCCTGATGAAGAAAATAATTTAAAAATGAGGGCACGTTTTGGTGAAGGTGAAACTTATGATGGTCACGAACTGGGTGTTTCAAATTGGGTTTATGAAAATAAAAAAGAGGCTGGATGTGGGACCGATACATTAGCTTCTTCTAAATGGTATCATATTCCACTTAAGGTTCAGAATGGTATTTTGGGTGTTATGGCTATTGCACCTAGTGCTAATATGGATAGTAGGGAGAAACGTTTGATTGATGCATTTGCAAGTGTGGTTGCACTGGCATTATCCAACTCCATCAATAAGAACAAGTAA
- a CDS encoding pyridoxamine 5'-phosphate oxidase family protein yields MRRSDKEIKDPQILSEILNQSEVCRIALCDGEKPYLVPMNFAYSENRLYLHSATSGRKINILKENNNICFQMDIKTQMVKSENPCNWGMKYLSVIGSGKAHLIDDISGKKEALDIIMAKYSLKSIESDEKLYEYSENSLNNVLVIEVEVEEITGKKSGY; encoded by the coding sequence ATGAGAAGAAGTGATAAGGAGATTAAAGATCCGCAAATCCTCAGTGAAATATTAAACCAATCTGAGGTATGCAGAATAGCTTTATGCGATGGTGAAAAACCTTACCTGGTGCCCATGAACTTCGCTTACAGTGAAAACCGGTTATATCTTCATTCTGCAACGAGCGGGCGTAAGATAAATATTTTGAAGGAGAATAACAACATCTGCTTCCAGATGGACATCAAAACCCAGATGGTGAAATCTGAAAATCCGTGTAACTGGGGAATGAAATATCTGAGTGTAATTGGTTCGGGTAAAGCCCATTTAATAGATGACATTTCGGGGAAAAAGGAAGCCCTGGATATAATAATGGCCAAATATTCTCTAAAATCAATTGAATCTGATGAAAAATTATATGAATATTCTGAAAACTCCCTGAACAATGTACTGGTGATAGAAGTGGAAGTAGAAGAAATAACTGGCAAAAAATCAGGGTATTAA
- a CDS encoding carboxymuconolactone decarboxylase family protein: MERYNRGWEKLKEIDGEAGEAVVESLEDIAPDLAKYVIEFSFGDIYCRPGTTLKEKEIAVVAGLTAMGNAAPQLKVHINGALNVGVSTEELVEVILQMSSYSGFPSAINGINVLKEVLQEKNIDFQPVPETQEGDRFSQGAEWLGKLDENQVDVLKENFQDIAPDLTEFVVAFGYGDIYSRKNLNPKLRQIATIAALTCMGTAQPQLAFHIRAGLNVGLTREEIIETIILMVVYAGFPAAINGINTAKEVFNTV, from the coding sequence ATGGAACGGTATAACCGAGGCTGGGAAAAACTTAAGGAAATTGATGGGGAAGCTGGAGAAGCAGTGGTTGAAAGTTTAGAAGATATTGCACCGGATCTGGCAAAGTACGTGATTGAATTTTCATTTGGAGATATCTACTGTAGACCTGGAACCACCCTGAAAGAAAAGGAAATTGCAGTGGTGGCAGGATTAACTGCCATGGGTAATGCTGCTCCACAATTGAAGGTGCATATCAATGGGGCACTGAATGTGGGTGTTTCTACAGAAGAACTGGTGGAAGTTATCCTGCAGATGTCATCCTACAGTGGATTTCCCAGTGCCATAAACGGGATCAACGTCCTTAAGGAAGTTCTACAGGAGAAAAATATTGATTTCCAGCCAGTACCTGAAACACAGGAAGGGGATCGTTTTAGCCAGGGTGCAGAATGGTTAGGAAAGCTGGATGAAAATCAGGTGGATGTTTTAAAGGAGAACTTCCAGGATATAGCTCCGGACCTAACCGAATTTGTTGTGGCTTTTGGATACGGGGATATTTACAGTAGAAAGAATCTGAACCCTAAACTGAGACAAATTGCCACCATCGCCGCCCTCACCTGCATGGGCACAGCACAACCACAACTGGCCTTCCACATCAGGGCAGGTTTAAACGTAGGTTTAACCCGGGAAGAAATAATTGAAACCATCATTCTCATGGTGGTTTATGCCGGGTTCCCTGCAGCTATCAATGGTATAAATACTGCTAAAGAAGTGTTCAACACAGTTTAA
- a CDS encoding DNA-formamidopyrimidine glycosylase family protein → MAELPELIILAGQMDKELPSKEFQQGELRQEKSLNLTAEEFIQKIKGKNVIKVYNKGKWIFIQLSGDYHLLLNLGMGADILYHESGADLPDEYQCLFQFADGSSFSCKFWWIGRAELLQDEELPQHKATKDIAISPLDAEFTTEHFRELCGARSQIKNLILNQKKIGGIGNVYIHDILFRAKIHPKKIANTLETCKVDNLRSIIQENLKNAIEIGGLAYEKDFYGQNNGFDRDYFLVAYKEGEPCPECGGTIEKIKTGSTSSYICPHCQEL, encoded by the coding sequence ATGGCAGAGCTACCAGAACTCATAATACTGGCTGGACAGATGGATAAGGAACTCCCATCAAAAGAGTTCCAGCAGGGCGAACTTCGCCAGGAAAAATCTTTAAACCTAACAGCAGAAGAATTTATCCAGAAAATTAAGGGTAAAAATGTAATTAAGGTTTACAACAAAGGTAAATGGATTTTCATCCAGTTATCTGGTGATTATCATCTGCTGCTGAACCTGGGTATGGGTGCAGACATTCTCTACCATGAGTCCGGTGCTGATTTACCAGATGAATATCAGTGCCTTTTCCAGTTTGCTGATGGATCCTCATTTTCCTGTAAATTCTGGTGGATAGGACGGGCAGAACTCCTGCAGGATGAGGAATTACCGCAGCATAAAGCCACCAAGGATATTGCAATTTCACCCCTGGATGCGGAATTCACCACAGAACACTTCCGGGAACTCTGCGGGGCACGTTCTCAGATTAAAAACCTCATCTTAAACCAGAAGAAAATCGGGGGCATAGGGAATGTATATATCCATGATATTCTCTTCCGGGCCAAAATACACCCTAAAAAGATAGCAAACACTCTGGAAACCTGTAAGGTGGATAATCTTCGCAGTATAATTCAGGAAAACCTTAAAAATGCCATTGAAATAGGTGGATTGGCCTATGAAAAAGATTTCTATGGCCAGAACAATGGATTTGATCGGGATTACTTCCTGGTAGCTTATAAAGAGGGTGAACCCTGCCCTGAGTGCGGTGGCACCATTGAAAAGATTAAAACCGGAAGCACCTCTTCATACATCTGTCCCCACTGTCAGGAGTTGTAA
- a CDS encoding DUF5612 domain-containing protein, whose amino-acid sequence MDEIAINIRAVNQPGVLRDITELTAICGINITYTHLFVEDKDHASLYLELEAVKNVDKLIENIRKVEAVRSVEECPTLQDVYGKRIIIIGGGAQVAMVAQGAITEADRHNIRGEHISVDTIPLVGEEDLSEAVSAVGRLPRVGALVLAGSLMGGKITEAIEEIKKDHDVIVISLNMPGSVTEKADLVVTDPIQAGVMAVMSVADTAIFDIKRLGQKRF is encoded by the coding sequence ATGGATGAAATTGCCATAAATATCAGGGCTGTTAACCAGCCAGGAGTCTTGCGGGACATCACAGAATTAACTGCTATATGTGGGATTAACATAACCTACACCCACCTATTTGTCGAGGACAAAGACCATGCATCACTTTACCTGGAGTTAGAGGCAGTTAAGAATGTGGATAAGTTAATAGAGAACATTAGAAAGGTGGAAGCAGTTAGGAGTGTTGAAGAATGCCCCACACTTCAGGATGTTTATGGTAAAAGAATTATCATCATTGGTGGCGGTGCACAGGTGGCCATGGTGGCACAGGGTGCCATCACCGAGGCTGATCGTCATAACATCCGAGGAGAACACATCAGTGTGGACACCATCCCCCTGGTAGGTGAAGAAGACCTATCTGAGGCAGTATCTGCAGTGGGGAGACTGCCAAGAGTAGGAGCCCTGGTTCTTGCCGGATCCCTAATGGGAGGAAAGATCACCGAGGCTATAGAGGAAATAAAAAAAGACCATGATGTAATTGTAATCAGCCTCAACATGCCTGGTAGTGTAACTGAAAAAGCAGATCTGGTGGTAACCGACCCCATACAGGCTGGAGTGATGGCAGTAATGTCAGTGGCAGACACTGCTATATTCGACATCAAACGACTCGGTCAAAAGAGATTTTAA
- a CDS encoding DUF6448 family protein: MTLQCDGMDGLVVKAAEEALEMENINYVFPFIRERYEDELKDAFERTLLVRELSGDAAELADYWFFETAVRLHLKGRGMAYNGLKPSQISKKPVIKMAEQAVRTENMNDLMTFILNSIKEDVLSRFDDVISKKDYDVTDVEDARDYIDSLLNFFGYMQQLIEFMEEG; this comes from the coding sequence ATGACACTTCAATGTGATGGTATGGATGGATTGGTGGTTAAAGCCGCTGAAGAAGCTCTAGAAATGGAAAACATCAATTATGTGTTCCCATTTATCCGGGAAAGATATGAGGATGAGCTTAAAGATGCCTTTGAGCGAACACTCTTGGTGCGAGAACTTTCTGGAGATGCAGCTGAACTAGCCGATTACTGGTTCTTTGAAACCGCAGTCCGATTGCACTTGAAAGGCCGGGGAATGGCTTACAACGGACTCAAACCATCTCAGATCAGTAAAAAACCAGTTATTAAAATGGCTGAGCAGGCGGTTAGAACTGAAAACATGAATGATCTCATGACTTTCATCTTAAACTCCATTAAAGAAGATGTTTTGTCCAGATTTGATGATGTTATCTCCAAAAAAGATTATGATGTGACGGATGTGGAGGATGCCCGGGACTACATAGATTCCCTTTTAAACTTCTTCGGTTACATGCAACAGTTAATTGAATTTATGGAAGAAGGTTGA
- a CDS encoding cupin domain-containing protein produces the protein MSDELKSVVINVEDLLDYQEGAVVSREIIRKETGTVTIFAFDKGEGLSEHTAPFDAMVQIIDGKAEITISGKKNTLQRGDMIIMPADEPHALHALERYKMILTMIRS, from the coding sequence ATGAGTGATGAACTGAAATCTGTAGTTATAAATGTAGAAGACTTGCTTGATTATCAGGAAGGGGCAGTTGTAAGCCGTGAGATAATCCGCAAGGAAACTGGAACTGTAACTATATTCGCCTTTGATAAAGGGGAAGGGCTAAGCGAACACACCGCACCATTCGATGCAATGGTCCAGATAATCGATGGAAAGGCAGAAATAACCATCTCCGGCAAAAAGAACACACTCCAGAGGGGAGATATGATCATCATGCCTGCGGATGAACCACACGCTCTCCATGCCCTGGAACGATACAAAATGATCTTAACCATGATCAGGTCATGA
- a CDS encoding homoserine dehydrogenase, protein MEETVNIGLIGFGTIGSGVVATLNQNIQLLESKVNKKVNLKRIVDLDITTDRGVEVKSGVLSTNVDDILEDDEIDIVIELVGGYQPALNFILRAMENGKHVVTANKALLAKHWQEITDSAQENGVRIAFEASVGGGIPLLAPLNDGLTANNIETIYGIINGTANYILTKMAAEGLDFDTVLKEAQEMGYAEADPTFDIEGHDTAQKLIILSILGFGVYVKQEKFHVEGITRITPDDIRFAKEELESVIKLLAIAQITDGELEIRVHPTLVPETHLLAAVNDVFNAVYLVGDVVGPVLMYGAGAGMMPTASAVVADCIDIIQDMERPVAYGPKETRVGKIKDISEVESKYYLRITALDEPGVLHSISGVLSDHDISIESVSQKKADKGEAVPIFIVTHHALEKNIQEALALIDQMDFVKEETVLIRLL, encoded by the coding sequence ATGGAAGAAACAGTTAATATTGGACTTATTGGTTTTGGAACCATCGGAAGCGGCGTTGTAGCCACTTTAAATCAAAACATCCAATTGTTAGAGAGTAAAGTTAATAAAAAGGTTAATCTCAAACGTATAGTGGATCTGGACATAACCACTGATCGTGGTGTGGAAGTTAAATCTGGTGTTTTATCCACCAATGTAGATGATATCCTGGAGGATGATGAGATAGATATTGTCATTGAACTGGTTGGTGGATATCAACCAGCACTGAATTTCATTTTAAGGGCCATGGAAAATGGTAAACATGTTGTAACTGCCAATAAGGCACTTCTAGCCAAGCACTGGCAAGAAATCACCGATAGCGCCCAGGAAAATGGTGTGAGAATCGCTTTTGAGGCCAGTGTTGGTGGAGGTATTCCCTTACTGGCACCACTCAATGATGGACTGACCGCCAACAACATAGAAACCATTTACGGGATCATCAATGGAACCGCCAACTACATACTCACTAAAATGGCGGCAGAAGGCCTTGATTTTGATACAGTTTTAAAAGAAGCCCAGGAAATGGGTTACGCTGAAGCAGACCCTACTTTTGATATTGAAGGTCATGACACTGCACAGAAACTCATAATACTCAGCATACTTGGTTTTGGAGTTTACGTTAAACAGGAAAAGTTCCACGTTGAAGGGATAACCCGGATCACACCGGACGACATTCGGTTTGCTAAGGAAGAACTAGAAAGTGTGATTAAACTACTGGCCATTGCCCAGATAACCGATGGCGAGCTGGAAATAAGGGTACATCCCACCCTGGTACCTGAAACCCACCTATTAGCAGCGGTTAACGATGTTTTTAATGCAGTGTACCTGGTGGGAGATGTAGTGGGCCCAGTGCTCATGTACGGAGCAGGTGCCGGTATGATGCCCACTGCCAGTGCAGTGGTGGCAGACTGTATCGACATAATTCAGGATATGGAAAGACCTGTGGCTTACGGGCCAAAAGAAACCAGGGTAGGAAAGATTAAGGATATTTCCGAAGTGGAATCCAAATATTATCTGAGGATAACTGCACTGGATGAACCAGGAGTCCTGCACTCCATATCCGGTGTTCTGAGTGATCATGACATAAGTATTGAATCGGTAAGCCAGAAAAAAGCAGATAAAGGTGAAGCAGTACCTATCTTCATAGTAACCCATCATGCCCTGGAGAAAAATATTCAGGAAGCACTGGCACTCATTGACCAGATGGACTTTGTGAAGGAAGAAACCGTTCTTATCAGGTTACTGTAG
- a CDS encoding DNA polymerase subunit beta, whose product MQARVRDFIYTKDDLFLATTTYLHPDDRIQSFLRYIPDPEGERSLNGSRYSKVDSQQAYDFLNEYYPDYLFDCEITRVKMMGAPIKRVEKILSPVDRLNQIMELSSPNDLLRKVIKVADTFHEEAGINPKHMGISGSILPNLYDPLVSDIDFVVYGLKNHRKAMETFESMKHDSDSPLKAIEDGYWAKLYAKRIKDSTLSYEEFQWYEDRKNNRGVVDGTLFDILATREWDEITGNYGDETYSPCGTIEIEATVSDALAAFDNPAVYQVEDVKILDGPDVYLKEVASYTHTYSGQAREGERIVARGKLEKVIGKKTHYRLIVGTTRESLGEYIKLKDLKIN is encoded by the coding sequence ATGCAAGCCAGAGTCCGAGACTTTATCTACACCAAGGATGATCTTTTCTTGGCCACCACCACCTACCTGCACCCTGATGATCGAATACAATCATTTTTACGCTACATTCCGGATCCAGAGGGAGAACGATCCCTGAATGGCTCCAGGTACAGTAAGGTGGATTCACAGCAGGCTTATGATTTTTTAAATGAGTATTATCCTGATTATCTTTTTGATTGTGAAATTACACGGGTTAAAATGATGGGTGCACCCATCAAAAGAGTGGAAAAGATACTGAGCCCGGTTGATCGCCTTAACCAAATAATGGAACTTTCTTCACCCAACGATCTTCTCCGGAAGGTGATCAAAGTGGCCGATACCTTCCATGAAGAGGCAGGTATCAACCCTAAACACATGGGTATCTCTGGATCTATACTACCCAATTTATACGACCCCCTGGTTTCCGATATTGACTTCGTTGTTTACGGCCTTAAAAATCATAGGAAGGCCATGGAAACATTTGAATCCATGAAACATGATAGTGACAGCCCTTTAAAAGCTATTGAGGATGGTTACTGGGCTAAACTATACGCAAAGAGGATCAAGGATTCCACCTTAAGTTATGAAGAATTCCAGTGGTATGAGGACCGTAAAAATAACCGGGGAGTGGTGGACGGTACTCTGTTTGATATTCTGGCCACCAGGGAATGGGATGAAATCACCGGTAACTATGGTGATGAGACCTATTCACCCTGCGGAACCATTGAAATTGAAGCAACCGTTTCTGATGCTCTGGCAGCCTTTGACAACCCGGCAGTCTACCAGGTGGAAGATGTGAAGATACTGGATGGTCCTGATGTTTACTTGAAGGAAGTGGCATCCTACACCCATACATACTCTGGTCAGGCTAGGGAAGGGGAAAGAATAGTTGCCCGTGGAAAGCTGGAAAAAGTTATAGGTAAAAAAACCCATTACCGCCTGATTGTAGGAACCACCAGAGAATCCTTAGGCGAGTACATTAAATTAAAGGATTTGAAAATAAATTAA